Part of the Thermoleophilaceae bacterium genome is shown below.
CCCTCCCAGCCGGGCGCCTTCTCCGGGTTCGGCGGGCCGAGAGTGAGGTTCGTGTGTGTCTCGCTGATCTCGGCGAGTTGGGGGTCGAGGATCTTCAGCATCACGTCGTGGGCCGATGACGCCTCGTCGTCGCCGAAGACGAGCCGCACGGCCAGCCACGTTCCCACCCGCGCCGGGAAGTCGGCGACGCGCACGGCATCCACCTGCGCGCCCACGACCGTCGCGAGGCCTCCCTTCACCTCCGCATAGCGGCAGGGGATTGCCCAGTCGACCCGCATCGCGGCACAAGGGTAGGCCGAAGCGCGCCTTGCGAGCCCCCGGGCGACTATCTTCCGCAAAATGGCAACCGCTCCCGCCGCGCGCCGACGCGCGTTTCCGAGGCCGCCTCTGCGACGCCCCGGCCCGGTCGCCACCACCGTCATCGCGCTCAGCCTGCTCACGCTCGCGTCCGCGTTCGCGCGCACGCGCGAGCTGAGTGCCGCGTACTGGATCGACGAAGGGCTCTCGTGGGGAATCGCCTCGCACCACTTCACATCGATCCCGCACGTGCTGCGCCAGGACGGCTCCCCGCCGCTCTACTACCTGATGCTGCACATCTGGATGAGGCTGTTCGGCACGAGCGAGGAGGCCACGCACGTGCTGTCGCTGATCCCCGCCCTGGCCACCATTCCGGTCGGCTGGTGGGCGGCCCGCAGCCTGTTCAGCGAGCGCGCCGCCTGGTTCACCGCCGCCCTGTTCGCGTTCAACACGTACCTCACCACGTACGCGCAGGAGACCCGCATGTACTCGTGGATGGTGCTCTTCTCGCTGATCGCCACCGCCTGCTTCATCCACGCGTTCGTGTTCAGGAGGAGGCGCTACCTGATCGGGTTCGCGGTGTCGGTCGCGCTCATGCTCTACACGCACAACTGGGCGCTCTTCTTCATTGCGGCGTCGCTCACCGCGCTGGGCGTGCTGGTGTGGAAGGCCGAGGACAGGCGGCCGCTGATCAAGGACGGGCTGCTCGCGTTTGGCGGCGCGTTCGTGCTCTTCATCCCGTGGCTTCCGAACTTCATCTTCCAGGCGCGACACACCGGCGCGCCGTGGTCCACGCCGCCGTCACTGCACAGCCTGCGCGTGGCGGTGTCGATGACCGTGGACGGCGACCGCATGGCCATGCCGATCCTGCTCGCCGGCGGCGCCGGGATCGCCACGATGTTCGCGCGCCGCCGCGGCCTCGAGCGCGAGGCCGCCACCGCCGGTCTCGTGCTCTTCTTCGGCACGCTGCTGTGGGCGTTCATCGGATCGCAGATCTCGCCGGCGTGGGCGTACCGCTACTTCGCCGCCTTCGTCGGCCCGCTGCTCCTGATGGCGGGCGTGGGCCTCGCCGACGCCGGGCGGCTCGGCGTGGTGGCGGGACTGCTGATCCTCGCGTTCTGGATCCCGTTCGGCTCGATCGCGCACAAGAGCATCGACCGTCACGTGATGTGGACCGCCGCGCCATATTTGAAGAAGGGCGACCTCGTGATCGTCGGCCATCCGGAGCAGGACGCCGTGGTGAACTACTACGCGCCGAAGGGTCTGCGCTGGGCGAACGAGATGGGGCCCGTGTCCGATCCTCGGGTGATGAACTGGGTGGACGCGATGTCGCGGATGAAGGCTGCCACCCCGCAGAAGAACCTCGAGCCGCTGATCAGGAACATGAAGCCCGGGCAGCACGTGCTGCTGCTGCGGCCGATCGTCGGGGGAACGAGCGGCTGGACGGCGCCGTGGACGAGCCTGGTGCGCCAGCGTTCGGCGGACTGGGCGCGGGCGCTCGCGCACGATCCGCGCTTCAAGCTCACGAAGCGACTTCCCCATCTCCGTGCGGACTACCATCCAAAGGGCCTGCGTGCGCTGATCTTCACGCGCGTTACTCCGGGTTAGTAATCGGGCCGAACTTGGTAGAAATAGGGCCTAGGGCGAACGGGGTTCACCACCGGCATGCAACCCGCGCACACCTCGAATTCGCCGTCCACCCCTCTTTCCATGAACGAAACGTCGCCCCCCACCCGCCGCTTTACCGCGCCCTCCCAACGGCGTAGCGCGTTGCTCGAGAAGCCCACCGTGGTGCTCGGCGGCGGCCCCGCCGGACTCACCGCCGGCTACCTGCTCGCGAAGCGGGGGCTGCCCGTGATCGTTCTCGAGGCGAACGAGAAGCTCGGCGGCCTTGCGATGACCGAGGAGCGCGACGGCTACCGCTTCGACCTCGGAGGTCACCGCTTCTTCACCAAGTCGAAGGAGGTCGACGACCTCTGGCACGAGGTGCTCGACGAGGAGTTTCTGCTGCGCCCGCGGATGTCGCGCATCTACTGGAACAAGCGCTACCTCGACTATCCGCTGCGCGGCCCGGACGTGATACGCAAGCTCGGGCCGATCGAGCTCACGCGCGCGCTGCTCTCGTACCTGCGCGCCGCCATCAAGCCGAAGGGCAACGAGGACAGTCTCGAGGAGTGGGTGTCCAACCGCTTCGGCAAGCGCCTCTACCAGCTCTTCTTCAAGTCCTACACCGAGAAGGTGTGGGGCGTGCCGTGCACCGAGCTCCGAGCCGAGTGGGCGGCGCAGCGGATCAAGGGACTGTCCTTCTTCAGCGCCGCGAAGGCTGCCTTCTTCGGCAACCGTGACAACGTGAAGAGCCTCATCTCGGAGTTCCACTACCCGCGCTTCGGCCCCGGGCAGATGTGGGATTCGATGGCGGCCGAGATCCGCCGCCTCGGCGGCGAC
Proteins encoded:
- a CDS encoding glycosyltransferase family 39 protein, translated to MATAPAARRRAFPRPPLRRPGPVATTVIALSLLTLASAFARTRELSAAYWIDEGLSWGIASHHFTSIPHVLRQDGSPPLYYLMLHIWMRLFGTSEEATHVLSLIPALATIPVGWWAARSLFSERAAWFTAALFAFNTYLTTYAQETRMYSWMVLFSLIATACFIHAFVFRRRRYLIGFAVSVALMLYTHNWALFFIAASLTALGVLVWKAEDRRPLIKDGLLAFGGAFVLFIPWLPNFIFQARHTGAPWSTPPSLHSLRVAVSMTVDGDRMAMPILLAGGAGIATMFARRRGLEREAATAGLVLFFGTLLWAFIGSQISPAWAYRYFAAFVGPLLLMAGVGLADAGRLGVVAGLLILAFWIPFGSIAHKSIDRHVMWTAAPYLKKGDLVIVGHPEQDAVVNYYAPKGLRWANEMGPVSDPRVMNWVDAMSRMKAATPQKNLEPLIRNMKPGQHVLLLRPIVGGTSGWTAPWTSLVRQRSADWARALAHDPRFKLTKRLPHLRADYHPKGLRALIFTRVTPG